The Herbaspirillum sp. RTI4 genome has a segment encoding these proteins:
- a CDS encoding DNA polymerase — MSTVMELTSSAIRGVIVAPPGKKLVVADLSNIEGRVLAWLAGEEWKLQAFLDFDTFKLDAAGERIPSGKKKDPWERCGHDLYNLAYAKAFGVNPELVTKDERQVGKVMELALGYQGGVGAFLTFAAAYGIDLEAMGEAAIAGIPKDILAEAQDFMHWQRDQGRDQYGLSNTAFLVCESFKRLWREAHPAIASGWKELEGVCIAAVDNPGTTLTCRRHKIRRDGAWLRVRLPSGRYLCYPSPQVNDGKLTYMGIDQYTRKWQRLKTYGGKIAENITQAAARDVLASSMQPIEDAGYEIVLTVHDEIIAEAPDDERYNCEHLAALMSEVPEWATGLPLAAAGFESYRYKKE, encoded by the coding sequence ATGAGTACGGTAATGGAATTAACCAGTAGCGCGATCCGTGGCGTCATCGTCGCGCCACCCGGCAAGAAGCTGGTGGTGGCTGACTTGTCGAACATCGAAGGCCGCGTACTGGCTTGGCTGGCCGGCGAAGAGTGGAAGCTGCAAGCGTTCCTCGACTTCGACACCTTCAAATTGGACGCTGCCGGCGAACGTATCCCCTCCGGTAAGAAAAAAGATCCGTGGGAGCGCTGTGGCCACGATCTTTACAACTTGGCCTACGCCAAAGCGTTCGGCGTCAACCCTGAACTGGTGACGAAGGACGAACGCCAAGTCGGCAAGGTCATGGAGTTGGCGCTGGGCTATCAGGGCGGCGTCGGTGCGTTCCTGACTTTCGCCGCGGCCTACGGGATTGACCTGGAAGCAATGGGCGAAGCAGCGATCGCCGGTATCCCGAAAGACATTCTTGCTGAAGCGCAGGACTTCATGCACTGGCAACGTGACCAGGGCCGCGACCAGTACGGCTTATCAAACACCGCGTTCCTCGTGTGCGAATCGTTCAAACGCTTGTGGCGCGAGGCCCACCCGGCTATTGCAAGCGGGTGGAAGGAACTCGAAGGGGTTTGTATTGCAGCGGTAGACAACCCTGGCACGACGCTTACCTGCCGGCGCCACAAGATTCGAAGAGATGGCGCTTGGCTTCGCGTTCGGTTGCCAAGCGGTCGGTATCTCTGCTACCCCTCGCCGCAAGTCAACGATGGAAAGCTGACCTACATGGGGATCGATCAGTACACGCGGAAATGGCAACGGTTGAAAACCTACGGCGGAAAGATTGCGGAAAATATTACCCAAGCTGCCGCGCGTGACGTGTTGGCGTCAAGCATGCAACCGATTGAGGACGCCGGTTACGAGATTGTCCTGACCGTTCACGATGAAATTATTGCGGAAGCCCCGGACGACGAGCGTTACAACTGCGAACACCTGGCAGCGTTGATGTCCGAAGTACCCGAATGGGCCACTGGCTTACCACTGGCCGCCGCGGGATTTGAATCTTACCGCTACAAGAAAGAATGA
- a CDS encoding DEAD/DEAH box helicase gives MAIDFKPHGYQVLIIAFIQTMKRCAIWAGMGLGKTVSTLTALEELSLVEDVYPILVLAPLRVARTTWPQEVRKWNHLKHLQVMPICGGLSERQAALRVKVQIYTTNYEQLPWLVEYLGEKWPFKTIVVDEATKLKGFRLRQGTQRAKALARVAHTRVKRIILLTGTPSPNGLQDLWGQMWFVDAGQRLGRTFDSFKQRWFRKSHTGFGVDATDEAQGQIQAALGDVCITIDAADWFDLQKPIVNTILLTLPPKAAILYKDMEKKMFMELEGNEIEALNAAAKTMKCLQIANGAAYLDGGVEWKTIHDEKLDALEEIIEESGGMPVLVAYHFKSDLARLKARFPEGRQLDARSQTIDDWNAGKIPLMFAHPASAGHGLNLQDGSNILAFFSVNWNLEEHQQIIERIGPVRQLQAGHKRPVFIHFILAADTVDEMILERLQTKREVQDILLDAMKTKGYA, from the coding sequence ATGGCGATTGACTTCAAACCCCACGGATACCAGGTACTCATTATCGCGTTCATCCAAACAATGAAGCGGTGCGCGATATGGGCGGGTATGGGTCTTGGCAAAACGGTCAGTACGTTGACGGCGCTGGAAGAGTTGAGCCTTGTCGAAGACGTGTACCCGATACTGGTATTGGCCCCCTTGCGTGTTGCCCGCACCACTTGGCCGCAGGAGGTACGCAAGTGGAACCACCTGAAGCATTTGCAAGTGATGCCAATATGCGGAGGCCTATCCGAACGGCAAGCCGCGCTAAGGGTGAAGGTGCAGATTTACACCACGAACTACGAACAACTGCCGTGGCTTGTCGAATACCTGGGCGAAAAGTGGCCGTTCAAAACTATCGTGGTGGATGAAGCCACGAAGCTAAAGGGTTTCCGTTTGCGCCAGGGTACGCAGCGCGCCAAGGCATTGGCCAGAGTAGCGCACACCAGAGTGAAGCGGATCATCCTGCTGACCGGTACCCCAAGCCCGAATGGCTTACAGGATTTGTGGGGACAGATGTGGTTCGTCGATGCCGGCCAGCGCCTTGGCCGCACCTTCGATTCTTTCAAACAGCGATGGTTTCGCAAGTCACATACCGGGTTCGGTGTGGACGCCACGGACGAAGCACAAGGCCAGATACAAGCCGCGCTTGGCGATGTGTGTATCACGATTGACGCCGCCGACTGGTTCGATTTGCAGAAGCCGATCGTGAACACGATCCTCCTGACGTTGCCGCCGAAAGCCGCGATTCTTTACAAGGACATGGAAAAGAAAATGTTTATGGAATTGGAAGGCAACGAGATCGAAGCCCTGAACGCCGCCGCCAAAACGATGAAATGTTTGCAGATCGCCAACGGTGCGGCGTATCTGGATGGTGGCGTGGAGTGGAAGACGATCCACGACGAGAAGCTGGACGCGCTGGAAGAGATCATCGAAGAGTCAGGTGGCATGCCGGTGCTGGTGGCGTACCACTTCAAGAGCGACTTGGCCAGGTTAAAAGCACGTTTCCCGGAAGGCCGGCAGCTGGATGCAAGAAGCCAAACGATCGATGACTGGAACGCCGGGAAGATCCCGCTGATGTTCGCCCACCCGGCCAGTGCCGGCCACGGTTTGAACTTGCAGGATGGCAGCAACATCCTGGCGTTCTTTAGCGTGAACTGGAACCTGGAAGAACACCAGCAAATCATTGAGCGTATCGGCCCGGTGCGACAACTTCAAGCCGGGCACAAGCGGCCGGTGTTCATCCACTTCATCCTCGCCGCCGACACCGTGGACGAAATGATTTTAGAGAGATTACAAACCAAACGTGAGGTGCAAGACATCTTACTTGACGCAATGAAAACCAAGGGGTACGCATAA
- a CDS encoding alpha/beta hydrolase: protein MAVMTEAWLHDADGAALFYREWLVENACGAVQIVHGLGEHSGRYGELAALFNAMGLSVRAQDHRGHGRSDGARGSIDKGEDFLLDLKQSFAHFSHATNSVPFLFGHSMGGLIAARFATGGFGPVRGLMLSSPALAIRLSRFQRVLLALGSALAPGLAISSGLPPEGITHDPEVLRSSREDTLNHSSVSSRVVRFMLDAIARCQADAPQLTIPVLLQVAGNDSLVDASGSKRFFAQLPEGRKTLHWYAEAYHEIFNESQPLRQRVQQDLIAWMEVEIGREQRVMLTCVA, encoded by the coding sequence ATGGCGGTGATGACGGAAGCCTGGTTGCATGATGCGGATGGCGCTGCCTTGTTTTATCGCGAGTGGCTGGTCGAGAATGCGTGCGGGGCGGTGCAGATCGTTCACGGTCTGGGCGAACATAGCGGCCGGTATGGCGAACTGGCCGCCCTTTTTAATGCAATGGGTTTGTCGGTGCGAGCGCAGGATCATCGTGGGCATGGCCGATCGGACGGCGCGCGGGGCAGCATCGACAAGGGCGAGGATTTTTTGCTCGATCTGAAGCAGTCGTTCGCGCATTTTTCTCATGCCACCAACAGCGTTCCGTTTTTGTTCGGGCATAGCATGGGCGGTCTGATTGCGGCGCGCTTTGCTACCGGCGGTTTTGGTCCGGTGCGCGGACTGATGTTGTCGTCGCCGGCACTGGCGATCAGATTGTCCCGCTTTCAGCGCGTATTGCTGGCACTCGGGAGTGCGCTGGCACCGGGACTGGCGATATCGTCCGGCCTACCGCCGGAGGGAATAACGCATGATCCCGAGGTACTGCGCTCCAGTCGTGAAGATACCTTGAACCACAGTAGCGTCTCGTCCCGAGTGGTGCGCTTCATGCTCGATGCGATTGCCCGCTGCCAGGCCGATGCGCCGCAGCTGACTATCCCCGTGTTGTTGCAAGTGGCCGGCAATGATTCGCTGGTGGATGCGTCTGGCAGTAAGCGTTTTTTTGCGCAACTGCCAGAGGGGCGCAAAACCCTGCACTGGTACGCGGAGGCTTACCACGAGATTTTTAATGAATCGCAGCCGTTGCGACAGCGAGTGCAGCAGGATTTGATTGCTTGGATGGAGGTGGAGATTGGGCGGGAGCAGAGGGTTATGCTTACTTGCGTTGCCTGA
- a CDS encoding DeoR/GlpR family DNA-binding transcription regulator: MLNRTSNTPTAPLSAEDRVRLILELVVEQGFQSVDSLAIRFGVSTQTIRRDVNALCDSRMCRRRHGGIDIFHDAENVHYSSRRILHHEAKLHIARCVAEAIPDGASLFFGIGTTPEECAQALVKRQGLRVMTNNINVALALTRNASCELTIAGGRLRNPDGDVVAGEAHGFFSRFSVDIGIYGVGGVAEDGSLLDFSHDEVRMRTELSSHCRERFLVLDHSKFGRRATVRGGHITDASCVFTDSPPPPHITDMLNERGIKLIVAQTLPLPSPAVFSQGEI, encoded by the coding sequence ATGCTCAATCGAACAAGCAATACTCCAACCGCCCCGCTGTCCGCAGAGGATCGCGTTCGCCTCATTCTTGAACTCGTCGTCGAACAAGGTTTTCAGTCGGTCGATTCACTGGCCATCCGTTTTGGCGTCAGCACTCAAACCATACGACGCGATGTCAACGCGCTATGCGACAGCCGGATGTGCCGTCGCCGTCACGGTGGCATCGACATTTTCCATGATGCCGAAAACGTCCACTATTCGTCGCGCCGCATTCTGCACCACGAAGCCAAGCTCCACATTGCCCGTTGCGTCGCGGAAGCAATCCCTGATGGCGCATCGCTATTCTTCGGCATCGGCACCACGCCGGAAGAATGCGCGCAAGCGCTCGTTAAACGGCAGGGCTTGCGCGTCATGACCAACAATATCAACGTCGCGCTGGCACTCACTCGCAATGCGTCGTGCGAACTCACCATTGCCGGTGGACGATTGCGTAACCCGGATGGTGATGTCGTTGCCGGCGAGGCGCATGGATTTTTCTCGCGCTTTTCAGTCGATATCGGCATCTATGGCGTGGGCGGCGTTGCAGAAGATGGCAGCCTGCTCGACTTCAGCCATGACGAAGTACGCATGCGCACTGAACTCAGCAGCCATTGCCGCGAACGCTTCCTGGTGCTCGATCATTCCAAGTTCGGCCGCAGAGCCACCGTACGCGGCGGCCATATCACCGATGCCAGCTGCGTCTTTACCGACAGCCCGCCACCGCCACACATCACTGACATGCTCAACGAGCGCGGTATCAAGCTCATCGTTGCGCAAACATTGCCCCTGCCGTCCCCCGCTGTTTTTTCTCAAGGAGAAATCTGA
- a CDS encoding extracellular solute-binding protein encodes MSFSNLRRHALLAALAISALVTTVTIAPAHAEQRALCYNCPPEWADWGSQLKAIHKRLGIEMPSDNKNSGQSIAAMIAEKASPVTDMVYLGGIAADPARDAGVLTPYKPKGWEKIPADLKDPAGNWFTIHSGTLGLFINTAALGKRPVPQSWADLLKPEYKGMVGYLDPTSAAVGQLGVMAVNLALGGTYDNLDPGIAFFKALAKNQPIVPKQTSYARVISGEIPILIDYDFNAYRGQYTDKAPVRFVIPKEGTVVFPYVMGLAKNGPNPDNGRKVLDYLLSPESQAMWGNAYLRPVFAEYLSAEAKAKFLPDSEYARAKPVDLKKLAAAQAKIVERYKNEVN; translated from the coding sequence ATGTCATTTTCAAACCTCAGGCGTCATGCCCTGCTGGCTGCACTGGCCATCAGCGCCCTCGTCACCACCGTCACCATCGCCCCGGCCCATGCCGAACAACGCGCCCTTTGCTACAACTGCCCGCCTGAATGGGCCGATTGGGGCTCGCAACTGAAGGCCATCCATAAACGTCTCGGCATTGAGATGCCATCGGATAATAAAAACTCCGGCCAGTCGATCGCCGCCATGATTGCTGAAAAAGCCAGTCCGGTCACTGACATGGTCTATCTCGGTGGTATCGCCGCCGATCCGGCGCGCGACGCGGGCGTGCTGACGCCGTACAAGCCAAAGGGTTGGGAAAAAATTCCAGCCGATCTGAAGGACCCTGCGGGCAACTGGTTCACCATCCACTCCGGCACGCTTGGCCTGTTCATCAATACCGCTGCATTAGGCAAACGGCCGGTGCCGCAAAGCTGGGCCGATCTGCTCAAGCCGGAATACAAAGGCATGGTCGGTTATCTCGACCCTACCTCGGCGGCAGTCGGTCAGCTCGGCGTGATGGCAGTCAATCTGGCACTGGGCGGCACTTACGACAACCTCGATCCGGGCATTGCCTTCTTCAAGGCATTGGCAAAAAACCAGCCTATCGTGCCGAAGCAGACTTCCTACGCACGCGTCATTTCGGGCGAAATTCCTATCCTGATCGACTACGATTTCAACGCCTATCGCGGTCAGTACACGGATAAGGCCCCGGTGCGTTTCGTCATCCCCAAAGAAGGAACGGTCGTATTTCCTTACGTGATGGGTCTGGCCAAGAACGGGCCTAATCCCGACAACGGTCGCAAGGTTCTCGACTATCTGCTCTCGCCAGAAAGTCAGGCCATGTGGGGTAATGCTTATCTGCGTCCAGTCTTTGCCGAGTACCTGTCGGCCGAAGCGAAAGCGAAGTTTTTGCCGGACAGCGAATATGCCCGCGCCAAGCCGGTTGATCTGAAAAAGCTGGCGGCAGCGCAGGCAAAGATCGTTGAGCGATATAAAAACGAAGTGAACTAA
- a CDS encoding ABC transporter permease — MLLLLMPTVLFFTAFFILPMCRLFLVGGSGSMGWSAYAAILTDTGYFNALLATLGISAATTVATLVISSIAGVFLQRHKFPGNAALVAMLTLPLAFPGVVIGFMVIMLAGRQGLIGSVSEALTGERLVFAYSMFGLFMGYVYFSIPRTILTVMAATEKLDPRLEEAARSLGASTWRVTLDVIVPGLKPALISSGAICFATAVGAFGTAFTLATRINVLPMVIYTEFTLSANISMAAALSFMLGAITWLVLSLARTAAGSTVAAAG, encoded by the coding sequence ATGCTTCTTTTACTGATGCCCACGGTCTTATTTTTCACGGCCTTTTTTATTCTGCCCATGTGCCGCCTGTTTCTGGTCGGCGGCAGCGGCAGCATGGGATGGAGCGCCTACGCCGCCATCCTTACCGACACCGGTTACTTCAATGCCTTACTTGCGACGCTCGGCATCTCGGCCGCTACCACAGTGGCTACGCTGGTCATTAGCAGCATCGCAGGCGTCTTTTTACAGCGCCACAAATTTCCCGGCAATGCCGCACTGGTCGCCATGCTGACCTTGCCGCTGGCGTTTCCCGGCGTGGTCATCGGCTTCATGGTCATCATGCTGGCCGGTCGTCAGGGCCTGATCGGTTCCGTGAGCGAAGCGCTCACCGGCGAGCGACTGGTCTTTGCTTATTCCATGTTCGGCCTGTTCATGGGCTATGTGTATTTTTCCATTCCGCGCACCATCCTGACGGTAATGGCCGCCACAGAAAAGCTAGACCCGCGCCTGGAAGAGGCAGCACGCTCGCTCGGCGCATCGACCTGGCGCGTGACGCTGGATGTCATTGTGCCGGGATTGAAACCGGCCTTGATTTCCTCCGGAGCCATTTGCTTCGCCACCGCCGTCGGCGCATTCGGTACGGCGTTCACACTGGCCACACGGATCAATGTGCTGCCGATGGTGATCTATACCGAGTTCACGCTGTCGGCCAATATTTCCATGGCAGCAGCGCTCAGTTTCATGCTCGGCGCGATCACCTGGCTGGTACTGTCGCTGGCGCGCACCGCGGCCGGTTCCACTGTCGCGGCTGCGGGCTGA
- a CDS encoding ABC transporter permease encodes MRKHKLIFSLQLGFTLLVCAFLIVPVVLSILAGLTANYFIGLESGLTLRWIMEVWDGYRDTIFRSVGIAVACLALTLLLGIPTAYVLARTRNRLARLIEELLVLPIAMPGLATALALIATYGAMRGFRTSWAFILVGHVLFTLPFMVRSVLAVLSAIDLKTLEEGAASLGAGFRQRFFDVVLPNCRNGILAGSLMVVTLSMGEFNMTWLLHTPLTKTLPVGLADAYASLRLEIGSAYTLIFFLMIMPLLLGMQALARPRPTRFNKDDTSDDASKLLGMSLRTPLIPEKK; translated from the coding sequence ATGCGCAAACATAAACTCATTTTTTCGCTGCAACTCGGCTTCACGCTGCTGGTGTGCGCTTTCCTCATTGTGCCAGTCGTGCTATCGATTCTGGCCGGACTGACGGCCAATTACTTTATCGGCCTCGAAAGCGGTCTGACGCTGCGCTGGATCATGGAAGTCTGGGATGGGTATCGCGACACCATCTTCCGTTCGGTTGGCATTGCCGTCGCTTGCCTGGCGCTGACCTTGCTGCTCGGCATTCCGACCGCCTATGTGCTGGCGCGCACCCGCAATCGTCTGGCGCGATTGATTGAAGAGCTGCTGGTATTGCCTATTGCCATGCCCGGGTTGGCTACTGCACTGGCCCTGATCGCCACGTATGGCGCGATGAGAGGCTTTCGCACTTCGTGGGCATTCATCCTGGTTGGTCATGTGCTGTTTACGCTGCCGTTCATGGTGCGTTCGGTGCTGGCGGTGTTATCGGCCATCGATCTGAAAACGCTGGAAGAAGGAGCGGCCTCGCTAGGCGCGGGTTTCCGTCAGCGTTTTTTTGATGTGGTGCTGCCCAACTGCCGCAACGGGATTCTCGCCGGATCGCTGATGGTGGTGACACTGTCGATGGGCGAATTCAATATGACCTGGCTGCTCCATACGCCACTGACCAAAACCCTGCCGGTCGGGCTGGCCGATGCCTATGCCTCGCTACGACTGGAAATCGGCAGCGCCTACACCCTGATTTTCTTTCTGATGATCATGCCTTTGCTGTTGGGCATGCAGGCACTGGCACGTCCCCGCCCGACTCGCTTTAATAAAGACGATACCAGCGACGATGCCAGCAAGCTCCTCGGCATGTCGCTTCGCACCCCGCTCATTCCGGAGAAAAAATAA
- a CDS encoding ABC transporter ATP-binding protein: protein MSHPIAAPLSIHLQSCAKTFADGTRVLEPLDLHVHAGETLVLLGPSGCGKTTTLRLIAGLEQPDAGGKVLFDGIDVTSQSIEARNVGMVFQSYALFPNMTVAENIGYGLRIRKLPAAEQRSRVEEMLAMMRIEALADRHIDQLSGGQRQRVALARALAVRPRALLLDEPLTALDAQLRDALRVEINLLLRRLNITTVYVTHDQDEAMALGDRIIVMSHGRVAQSGTPREIYHAPASAFVANFIGTMNRVQGHMTPEGFACAGGLLRWNGPASSANELLFRPEDVRIVEANEHADLDGSVAAAFFLGDRTRLFIDVGEAQPLVVESLARCTLQVGQPVRLQVDAQGLLAL from the coding sequence ATGTCTCACCCTATCGCTGCACCTTTGTCGATTCACCTGCAATCGTGCGCCAAAACCTTTGCTGATGGCACCCGCGTGCTGGAGCCGCTCGATCTGCATGTCCATGCCGGCGAAACGCTGGTCTTGCTTGGCCCGTCCGGCTGCGGCAAAACCACCACGCTGCGTCTGATCGCCGGACTGGAACAGCCGGACGCGGGCGGCAAGGTGCTGTTTGACGGCATCGACGTCACCTCGCAAAGCATTGAAGCGCGTAACGTGGGCATGGTGTTTCAATCGTATGCGCTGTTTCCCAACATGACGGTGGCGGAGAACATCGGCTACGGCTTGCGCATCCGCAAGCTGCCGGCCGCCGAACAACGCAGTCGGGTAGAGGAAATGCTGGCCATGATGCGCATCGAAGCGCTGGCCGACCGCCACATCGATCAGCTCTCCGGTGGTCAGCGTCAGCGTGTGGCATTGGCACGCGCCCTGGCGGTACGTCCGCGCGCGTTGCTGCTCGACGAGCCGCTGACGGCGCTCGACGCCCAACTGCGCGATGCATTGCGGGTAGAAATCAATCTGCTGCTGCGCCGCCTCAACATCACTACGGTCTATGTCACGCACGATCAGGATGAAGCGATGGCTTTGGGCGACCGCATCATTGTCATGTCGCATGGCCGGGTCGCGCAGAGTGGCACGCCGCGTGAGATTTATCATGCGCCGGCTTCGGCTTTCGTCGCCAATTTCATCGGTACCATGAACCGTGTGCAAGGCCACATGACGCCGGAGGGTTTTGCCTGCGCTGGCGGTCTACTGCGCTGGAACGGGCCGGCCTCTTCTGCCAACGAACTGCTGTTCCGTCCGGAAGATGTGCGCATCGTTGAAGCGAATGAACATGCCGACCTCGACGGCAGCGTCGCCGCTGCGTTTTTCCTTGGCGATCGCACCCGGCTTTTTATCGATGTCGGCGAAGCGCAACCGCTGGTGGTGGAAAGTCTGGCGCGCTGCACCTTGCAAGTCGGCCAGCCGGTGCGCTTGCAAGTCGATGCGCAAGGCTTGCTGGCGCTGTAA
- a CDS encoding phosphodiesterase: protein MLIAQITDPHIKMPGKLAYRRVDTETMLRRCIAEVAALDPQPDLIVMTGDLVDLGRPEEYAFLKTLLTPLIAPVIMIPGNHDEREAMREAFGSDGYLPASGFLHFSIDDRYPLRIIGLDTLVPREGRGELCAERLAWLEETLARAPGRPTLVLMHHPPFLTGIAHMDAIGLTGREAFAEIVSRHPQIELILCGHLHRHIQTMIGGRRVLTCPSPAHQVALDLKPAAPSCFRMEPPGYMLHRWEDGNMVSHAVAIGDYDGPYPFFDAAGKLID from the coding sequence ATGCTAATCGCTCAAATTACCGATCCCCATATCAAAATGCCCGGCAAACTGGCGTATCGCCGGGTCGATACCGAGACCATGCTCAGACGTTGCATAGCCGAAGTGGCCGCGCTCGATCCGCAGCCGGATCTGATCGTGATGACCGGTGATCTGGTCGATCTTGGACGGCCGGAAGAATATGCCTTTCTCAAGACCTTGCTGACTCCCTTGATTGCGCCGGTCATCATGATTCCTGGCAATCACGATGAACGCGAAGCGATGCGGGAGGCTTTCGGTAGCGACGGTTATTTGCCGGCGAGTGGTTTCCTGCATTTCAGCATCGACGATCGCTATCCCTTGCGCATCATTGGCCTCGATACGCTGGTGCCGCGCGAAGGACGCGGCGAGCTCTGCGCCGAACGGCTGGCGTGGCTGGAAGAAACGCTGGCGCGCGCGCCCGGCCGACCGACGCTGGTGCTGATGCATCACCCGCCTTTCCTGACCGGCATCGCCCACATGGATGCCATCGGACTGACCGGACGTGAAGCGTTCGCGGAGATCGTCAGCCGCCATCCGCAAATCGAACTGATTTTGTGCGGTCATTTGCATCGGCATATTCAAACAATGATCGGTGGTCGGCGCGTTTTGACCTGCCCTAGTCCGGCGCATCAGGTGGCGCTCGACCTGAAACCGGCAGCGCCGAGTTGCTTTCGGATGGAGCCGCCCGGTTACATGCTGCATCGTTGGGAAGACGGCAATATGGTCAGCCATGCGGTCGCCATCGGTGACTACGATGGCCCTTATCCTTTTTTCGATGCGGCAGGAAAATTAATCGATTAG
- a CDS encoding HAD-IB family hydrolase: MTLALFDLDHTLLDGDSNSLWLNYLVRNAHLPASILEQQADYMARYAAEKLDIADYLGFHLELLMHKPLAEWLPVRADFVATEITPRISQEAYETVTLHRAQGHVLAIITATHSFLSSAIGALFDVPVIAPQAEIRDGRLSGKIDGPISFREQKLTCLDLWLSSQQLDVNATATRFFYSDSSNDLPLLDAVSHPIVVNPDARLAELAQQRDWPVQHWHCN; this comes from the coding sequence ATGACTCTCGCACTTTTTGACCTCGACCATACTTTGCTTGACGGCGACAGCAACTCTCTGTGGCTTAACTATTTGGTACGCAACGCCCATCTGCCAGCCTCGATACTGGAACAGCAAGCCGATTACATGGCGCGTTATGCGGCAGAAAAACTCGATATCGCCGACTACCTCGGCTTTCATCTGGAGTTGCTGATGCACAAGCCACTGGCCGAATGGCTGCCGGTGCGCGCCGATTTTGTCGCGACGGAAATCACTCCCCGCATCAGTCAGGAAGCCTACGAAACCGTTACCTTGCACCGGGCGCAAGGGCATGTGCTGGCCATCATTACGGCGACACACAGCTTTCTATCATCGGCAATCGGCGCACTGTTTGACGTGCCGGTCATTGCGCCTCAGGCGGAAATACGAGATGGTCGCCTGAGCGGGAAAATCGACGGCCCGATCAGTTTCCGCGAACAAAAACTGACCTGCCTGGACCTGTGGCTGAGCAGTCAACAGCTGGACGTCAATGCAACAGCAACCCGATTTTTTTATTCTGATTCATCGAACGACCTTCCCTTGCTCGATGCCGTCAGCCATCCTATCGTCGTCAATCCGGACGCGCGATTAGCCGAACTTGCGCAACAGCGCGATTGGCCCGTTCAGCACTGGCATTGCAACTGA
- a CDS encoding alpha/beta hydrolase, with amino-acid sequence MNSKPRSQYESERRRERRADHAVILLHGLCGSVLEMGSIPKALKAMNCTLVIMNIPNYSAALTDPLVTPNWMDWCAAVEHKVLRLKEEFKTVSLCGLSMGATLALAVASRHNELLSIVLLSPVLQYDGWSIPWYHRMMNIPYMLGYRNWSYKERDPYGIKNFVMRQRVANALKKEGVAEVGASAIPARHLWAAQKLMAYVRHSLSLVRAHTLVIHSIDDETASPKNAEMVLKNIHAEVRKAVWLGDCYHIITVDNEREIVTNETVQFLKRSIDFHGDDVARKDLASNSALKDRR; translated from the coding sequence ATGAATTCCAAACCACGCAGTCAATATGAATCAGAACGACGCAGGGAACGCCGTGCAGATCATGCAGTGATCTTGCTGCACGGACTCTGCGGCTCGGTGCTTGAGATGGGTTCCATTCCCAAAGCACTGAAAGCGATGAATTGCACCTTGGTCATCATGAACATCCCCAACTACTCCGCCGCGCTCACCGACCCTCTGGTGACACCGAACTGGATGGATTGGTGCGCCGCTGTGGAACACAAAGTATTGCGATTGAAGGAAGAATTCAAAACTGTTTCCCTGTGCGGGCTCAGCATGGGTGCCACACTGGCCCTGGCAGTCGCGTCCAGGCACAATGAATTGCTGAGCATCGTGCTGCTTTCTCCTGTGCTGCAATACGATGGCTGGTCCATTCCGTGGTATCACCGGATGATGAACATCCCTTACATGCTGGGCTATCGCAACTGGTCTTATAAAGAGCGCGATCCTTACGGCATCAAGAATTTTGTCATGCGGCAACGCGTGGCCAATGCACTCAAAAAAGAAGGTGTGGCGGAAGTCGGCGCCAGCGCTATTCCTGCGCGGCATCTGTGGGCGGCGCAGAAATTGATGGCCTACGTGCGACATTCGCTGTCACTGGTGCGCGCCCATACGCTGGTCATCCATTCAATCGACGACGAAACCGCCTCGCCTAAAAATGCCGAAATGGTGCTGAAGAATATTCATGCGGAAGTCAGGAAAGCGGTCTGGCTGGGAGACTGTTACCACATCATTACGGTCGACAATGAACGTGAAATTGTGACGAATGAAACCGTTCAGTTTCTCAAGCGCAGTATTGATTTTCATGGTGACGATGTCGCCCGCAAGGATCTTGCAAGCAACTCAGCGTTGAAAGACCGACGTTAA